The proteins below are encoded in one region of Sulfitobacter sp. SK012:
- a CDS encoding fumarylacetoacetate hydrolase family protein, translating to MKLCRIKTENGVLPAAVDQGGKLRDLSAHISDIAPETTSPEALKTLSKIEIASLPEITGTYAPILSDVRRLLCIGLNYTDHAEEMNLPIPEFPILFMKACPVTGANDPIIIPKGSEKTDWEVEMGIIIGSRAQHVTEDDAMDHVAGYCVVNDVSERTFQLEMGGQWMKGKSCDSFAPVGPWFVTSDEVPDPQVLDLYLDVNGERRQTGTTARMIFSIAQIVSFVSRFVTLVPGDIIATGTPPGVGVGMKPQKFLKAGDVVTLGITGLGDQQQEAIPFSG from the coding sequence ATGAAGCTTTGCCGGATAAAAACTGAAAATGGCGTACTGCCCGCAGCAGTGGACCAAGGCGGTAAGTTACGAGACTTGTCTGCGCATATCAGCGACATCGCTCCTGAAACAACATCTCCAGAGGCTTTGAAAACCCTTAGTAAAATCGAAATTGCCAGTCTGCCTGAAATCACTGGGACCTATGCTCCAATCCTCTCTGACGTGCGGCGGTTACTTTGCATCGGGTTGAACTATACCGATCACGCTGAGGAAATGAATCTGCCAATTCCTGAATTTCCAATCTTGTTCATGAAGGCCTGTCCGGTCACGGGTGCCAATGACCCCATTATCATCCCGAAGGGGTCCGAGAAGACCGACTGGGAGGTTGAGATGGGCATCATCATCGGTAGCCGTGCACAACACGTGACCGAAGATGACGCAATGGATCATGTTGCCGGATATTGCGTCGTAAATGACGTGTCCGAGCGGACGTTTCAGCTTGAGATGGGCGGCCAGTGGATGAAGGGTAAGTCTTGCGACAGTTTCGCGCCCGTTGGCCCTTGGTTCGTTACGTCGGACGAAGTACCTGACCCCCAAGTTCTTGATCTGTACCTAGATGTGAACGGTGAACGCCGCCAGACCGGCACCACCGCCCGAATGATCTTTTCCATCGCTCAGATCGTTTCGTTCGTCAGCCGCTTCGTAACGCTTGTGCCCGGGGATATTATTGCGACCGGCACACCGCCCGGCGTTGGCGTGGGTATGAAACCGCAGAAGTTTTTGAAGGCCGGGGATGTTGTGACGCTCGGCATCACAGGCTTGGGTGATCAACAGCAAGAGGCCATTCCGTTTAGTGGATAA
- a CDS encoding DNA cytosine methyltransferase: MTRTFYEFFAGGGMARAGLGTEWTCLLANDFDKKKGETYRTNWGGKDLIVDDIRNIAPEEMPGTPDLIWGSFPCQDLSLAGSGAGLAGNRSGTFWPFISHLNALRDDGRAPALIALENVLGTLTSHKGRDFAAICGALKEAGYRAGAFVADAALFVPQSRPRLFIVGLRNDLAVTSRTASREPVQPWHTKGLMAAQDRLPNALKKNWVWWQMPSPKKREARFADMVEDRPTSTKWHKPAETTALLSMMSQVNLAKVETAKAAGVPMVGTIYKRTRHEHGIKVQRAEIRFDDIAGCLRTPAGGSSRQSIMVVDGKRIRSRLISTRETARLMGLPDSYLLPATYNEAYHLTGDGVVVPVVRHIAAHLLEPLLEHNIAAKMQASA, translated from the coding sequence ATGACGCGAACATTCTATGAATTTTTTGCTGGCGGCGGTATGGCGCGCGCTGGCTTGGGTACGGAATGGACCTGTCTGCTGGCCAATGATTTTGACAAAAAAAAGGGCGAGACGTACCGCACAAACTGGGGTGGTAAGGATCTTATCGTTGACGACATCCGCAACATCGCTCCAGAGGAAATGCCAGGGACGCCCGATCTGATCTGGGGTTCATTTCCCTGCCAAGATCTATCTCTTGCAGGAAGTGGTGCGGGTTTGGCTGGCAATCGTTCCGGCACGTTCTGGCCGTTTATCTCGCACCTCAATGCACTGCGCGACGACGGCCGAGCGCCTGCGTTGATCGCACTGGAAAACGTGTTGGGGACGCTGACCTCACACAAGGGGCGCGACTTCGCGGCAATCTGCGGCGCGCTCAAAGAGGCCGGGTATCGTGCTGGCGCGTTTGTAGCAGATGCGGCGTTGTTTGTGCCTCAATCGCGGCCGCGCCTCTTTATCGTCGGACTGCGCAATGATCTGGCAGTGACTTCGAGAACGGCCAGCCGCGAACCTGTACAGCCTTGGCACACCAAGGGTTTGATGGCGGCGCAAGATAGGCTTCCCAACGCTCTCAAGAAAAATTGGGTCTGGTGGCAAATGCCCTCCCCAAAAAAGCGCGAGGCGCGGTTTGCCGATATGGTCGAAGATCGTCCAACCTCAACTAAATGGCACAAACCTGCTGAGACGACGGCTCTTTTGTCGATGATGTCACAGGTCAATCTCGCCAAAGTCGAGACAGCCAAGGCGGCCGGTGTTCCCATGGTTGGAACGATATACAAACGCACGCGCCATGAGCATGGGATCAAGGTTCAGCGCGCTGAAATTCGATTTGATGATATTGCCGGGTGTTTGAGGACCCCGGCGGGTGGTTCATCTAGGCAGTCGATCATGGTCGTAGACGGAAAACGGATCCGTTCGCGCCTGATTTCAACCCGCGAAACCGCGCGACTGATGGGTCTGCCTGACAGCTACCTGTTGCCTGCGACCTATAACGAGGCCTATCACCTCACCGGCGACGGCGTTGTTGTTCCGGTCGTTCGCCACATCGCTGCGCATTTGCTGGAACCCTTGTTAGAGCATAATATCGCGGCAAAAATGCAGGCCAGCGCATGA
- the ahcY gene encoding adenosylhomocysteinase, with protein sequence MAADYKVKDISLAAFGRKELDIAETEMPGLMALREEYGDSKPLKGARIVGSLHMTIQTAVLIETLNALGADVRWASCNIFSTQDHAAAAIAEGGTPVFAIKGQTLVEHWDYLDKSFKFPEGANMILDDGGDATLYILLGARVEEGEADLLAVPTSEEEQAIFDQIRKRMKETPGWFIKTREAIQGVSEETTTGVHRLYDLFKKGQLPFPAINVNDSVTKSKFDNKYGCKESLVDGIRRATDTMMAGKVAVVMGYGDVGKGSAASLSGAGARVKVTEVDPICALQAAMDGFEVVLLEDALETADIFITTTGNKDVIRIEHMRQMKDMAIVGNIGHFDNEIQVAALKNHKWTNIKEQVDMIEMPNGHRLILLSEGRLLNLGNATGHPSFVMSASFTNQVLAQIELFTKGDEYKPGVYILPKHLDEKVARLHLDRIGVRLSKLDAEQAAYIGVSPDGPFKPEHYRY encoded by the coding sequence ATGGCCGCAGATTACAAAGTAAAAGACATCAGCCTTGCCGCTTTTGGGCGCAAAGAACTTGATATTGCTGAAACTGAAATGCCGGGCCTGATGGCGCTGCGCGAGGAATATGGCGATAGCAAGCCGCTAAAGGGCGCACGCATTGTGGGTTCCTTGCACATGACCATTCAGACCGCTGTTCTCATCGAAACGCTGAATGCGTTGGGTGCAGACGTGCGCTGGGCTTCGTGCAATATTTTCTCGACCCAAGACCACGCGGCAGCAGCCATTGCCGAAGGCGGTACGCCCGTCTTCGCGATTAAGGGTCAAACCCTAGTTGAGCATTGGGATTACCTCGACAAATCCTTCAAGTTCCCTGAAGGGGCCAACATGATCCTCGATGATGGGGGTGATGCGACACTCTACATCCTCTTGGGCGCGCGCGTCGAAGAAGGCGAGGCGGACTTGCTTGCCGTGCCAACATCCGAAGAAGAGCAGGCGATCTTTGATCAGATCCGTAAGCGCATGAAAGAAACCCCGGGTTGGTTCATCAAGACACGTGAAGCGATCCAAGGTGTTTCCGAGGAAACAACCACCGGCGTTCACCGTCTCTATGATCTCTTTAAGAAGGGCCAACTGCCTTTCCCAGCGATCAATGTGAACGACTCAGTGACCAAGTCGAAATTCGACAATAAATACGGCTGTAAAGAATCTCTGGTCGACGGAATTCGTCGTGCCACAGACACCATGATGGCAGGCAAAGTTGCTGTCGTGATGGGTTACGGCGATGTTGGCAAAGGGTCTGCTGCGTCCCTATCCGGTGCCGGCGCTCGTGTGAAAGTTACGGAAGTTGATCCAATCTGCGCGCTGCAAGCCGCAATGGATGGCTTCGAGGTTGTCCTGCTTGAGGATGCGCTGGAAACGGCTGATATCTTTATCACGACCACAGGCAACAAAGACGTGATCCGGATCGAGCATATGCGCCAGATGAAGGACATGGCGATCGTCGGCAACATTGGCCACTTCGACAATGAAATTCAGGTCGCTGCCCTCAAGAACCACAAGTGGACCAACATCAAAGAGCAGGTCGACATGATCGAGATGCCGAATGGCCATCGTCTGATCTTGCTCTCCGAAGGCCGTTTGCTGAACCTTGGTAACGCGACGGGCCACCCGTCCTTTGTGATGTCCGCATCGTTCACCAACCAGGTTCTTGCTCAGATCGAACTGTTTACCAAGGGTGATGAATATAAGCCCGGCGTTTACATCTTGCCCAAGCATCTGGATGAGAAGGTCGCGCGTCTGCATCTTGACCGGATCGGCGTTCGTCTCAGCAAACTCGACGCTGAGCAGGCCGCTTATATTGGCGTCTCGCCCGATGGCCCATTCAAGCCAGAGCATTACCGCTACTAA
- a CDS encoding FkbM family methyltransferase: MNAPLAENKYGVYSLPSKLNHRPAVRLIKQGYVYEPKTIRFMMENAGDGDIIHAGTFFGDFLPGLAGAMSPKGKIWAFEPNPDSFEHAKRTIKLNKLKNVTIQNHALSNTSGELLFRTHDKNGQPMGGHSTVVHEFGDGIQRVSAVSLDDMIPANRKISILQLDVEGHERAALIGAEKIINRCKPILILEDFKRPRFIRLNFGHLGYKLIGKLHGNRIFSTEPVAFWKDNQPQS; this comes from the coding sequence ATGAACGCTCCCTTAGCTGAGAACAAATACGGCGTGTATTCACTGCCTTCCAAGCTAAATCACCGACCAGCCGTCCGGCTGATCAAGCAAGGTTACGTCTATGAGCCCAAAACCATCCGTTTCATGATGGAGAATGCAGGCGATGGCGACATCATCCACGCCGGAACGTTCTTTGGCGATTTCCTGCCGGGTCTTGCTGGTGCGATGTCGCCGAAGGGAAAAATCTGGGCGTTTGAACCCAATCCAGATTCTTTTGAGCACGCAAAACGCACGATCAAGCTGAACAAACTCAAGAATGTGACAATCCAAAATCACGCACTTTCAAATACATCAGGCGAACTGCTTTTTAGAACCCATGATAAAAACGGCCAGCCGATGGGGGGGCACAGCACTGTGGTCCACGAGTTTGGTGACGGCATCCAACGAGTTTCTGCTGTCTCTCTTGATGACATGATCCCTGCAAATCGCAAAATCTCGATCCTCCAGTTGGATGTTGAGGGACACGAGCGCGCGGCCTTGATTGGCGCAGAAAAGATCATCAATCGCTGCAAACCCATCTTGATCCTCGAAGATTTCAAACGTCCGCGATTTATTCGGCTTAACTTTGGTCATCTAGGCTACAAGCTGATTGGAAAACTGCATGGAAATCGCATTTTTTCAACTGAACCGGTCGCGTTCTGGAAAGATAACCAGCCTCAGTCCTAA
- a CDS encoding HD domain-containing protein produces MAKPPRAWQRMLSGRRLDLLDPTPVDIEIEDIAHGLAFVARWNGQTRGDHAYSVAEHSLLVETLFGRIRPDGPAKWRLAALLHDAPEYVIGDMISPVKAAVGPGYGELDLRLTAAIHIRFGLPAALPISVKKQIKKADRISAWMEATQIAGFSETEATKLFGNPDPALTQGLQIVLRPAAQARHDFTERHAALLEQLP; encoded by the coding sequence ATGGCCAAACCACCCCGTGCGTGGCAGCGGATGCTTTCGGGTCGCAGATTAGACCTGCTTGATCCAACTCCTGTGGATATTGAAATCGAAGACATCGCTCACGGCCTTGCCTTTGTGGCGCGCTGGAATGGGCAAACGCGCGGTGATCATGCTTACAGCGTGGCCGAACACTCACTATTGGTTGAAACTCTATTTGGGCGAATACGCCCAGATGGCCCCGCTAAATGGCGGTTAGCAGCGCTCCTTCATGATGCCCCGGAATATGTGATTGGCGACATGATTTCACCCGTCAAGGCGGCCGTTGGACCCGGATACGGAGAGCTCGATTTGAGGTTAACAGCTGCGATCCATATTCGTTTTGGTCTGCCAGCAGCCCTTCCCATTTCAGTTAAAAAGCAGATCAAAAAAGCCGACCGTATCAGCGCTTGGATGGAAGCAACCCAGATCGCTGGGTTTTCTGAAACTGAAGCAACCAAACTCTTTGGCAATCCAGATCCCGCCCTGACCCAAGGATTGCAGATCGTACTTAGACCCGCCGCACAAGCCCGCCACGATTTTACGGAACGCCACGCGGCCCTTCTGGAACAACTGCCATGA
- a CDS encoding GNAT family N-acetyltransferase — MINVRPAIPLDAPSMARLLNEIIRIGGTTAITRPVTGEDLSDWMTESAGQSAWHVALDQDEEVVGFQWISPNEALPPEAIDIATFVQVGRTGLGIGSSLFKASSAAAKALGYVWINANIRADNEGGLTYYQSRGFRDYGIIEGYPLADGTRVDKRLKRYDI; from the coding sequence ATGATCAATGTACGTCCGGCCATCCCTTTGGACGCCCCATCTATGGCGCGCCTGTTAAATGAGATCATCCGCATTGGCGGGACAACCGCAATTACGCGACCCGTGACAGGCGAGGATTTAAGCGACTGGATGACCGAAAGTGCAGGGCAATCAGCATGGCATGTGGCCCTAGATCAAGACGAAGAAGTCGTTGGATTTCAATGGATCAGCCCCAATGAAGCTCTGCCGCCTGAGGCCATTGATATTGCAACCTTTGTGCAAGTTGGCCGCACGGGACTTGGCATCGGATCATCACTTTTTAAGGCAAGTTCCGCTGCGGCCAAAGCGTTAGGTTATGTTTGGATCAATGCAAATATCCGCGCGGATAACGAAGGTGGTTTGACCTATTACCAAAGTCGCGGATTTCGCGATTACGGCATCATTGAAGGCTACCCCTTGGCAGATGGCACGCGCGTGGACAAAAGGCTGAAGCGCTACGATATCTAG
- a CDS encoding sulfotransferase domain-containing protein: protein MSYDDLKKALPTQEANFAPCYAFSVHKSGSTLMHSMIDAVCRVEKIPAVTLPDIMFNLGETGIDWMSDPELLPIFQKRWLYYGFRNFPKILETPEAEIGTKKFVLLVRDPRDSLVSQYFSYGRKDGSHASPKKNPAAYHKKMQEIEDKEIDKYVTAAAPPLRRKLLKYSENLNFELGMLRRYEDIYYDKQTFLSDIFDHFGIRADPQTIARVAQRHDVRPAQEDDSKHIRKGTPGDHREKLRPETIEVLNDTFRDIGAFYGYRL, encoded by the coding sequence ATGAGCTATGATGACCTAAAAAAAGCACTGCCTACACAAGAAGCAAATTTTGCACCATGTTATGCTTTCTCGGTTCACAAGAGCGGCAGCACCTTGATGCACTCAATGATTGACGCCGTATGCCGCGTCGAAAAAATACCCGCCGTCACATTGCCGGATATTATGTTCAACCTTGGCGAAACAGGGATCGACTGGATGTCTGATCCTGAACTGCTTCCGATTTTCCAGAAGCGCTGGCTTTACTATGGCTTTAGGAATTTTCCGAAAATCCTTGAAACGCCCGAGGCAGAAATCGGGACTAAGAAGTTTGTTCTTCTAGTTCGAGATCCACGTGATTCACTCGTATCTCAGTACTTCTCATATGGCCGAAAAGATGGGAGCCATGCGTCGCCCAAGAAAAACCCCGCTGCGTATCACAAGAAAATGCAAGAAATCGAAGACAAAGAAATTGACAAATATGTTACGGCAGCGGCCCCACCCTTGCGGCGCAAACTGCTGAAATACAGTGAAAATCTGAACTTTGAACTTGGAATGCTGAGACGCTATGAGGATATTTACTACGACAAGCAGACATTTCTTTCTGATATCTTTGATCATTTTGGCATCAGAGCTGACCCGCAGACTATTGCGAGAGTCGCACAGCGACATGATGTTAGACCTGCGCAAGAAGATGACAGCAAACACATCCGCAAAGGTACGCCAGGCGATCACCGCGAAAAGCTGCGGCCTGAAACGATTGAGGTACTTAATGATACGTTCCGCGATATCGGTGCGTTCTACGGATACCGGCTTTAG
- a CDS encoding sulfotransferase, with the protein MKRYLFVSGCPRSGTTALTTLLNWAPQTFVGQERYNMLFNKDNSQLRPGLFDPERLRSFRDTDCGYTSYDQKPAYFNGAANLQAIENMDQAQVVGDKLISLWRNFSVFNAPHWANKDIQVIHIIRDVHDVAASYQARYQNAADGWQDDFSKGVRVWSQSVRNVATWIKAHEGQAPSFKLHLVSYEGLFENDKKTFADRCADLYRAISLDVGASQMAGFAKMHSGAERVQKRRISFPELNDKIAEIVDHDTLQMQSYLRQQAIF; encoded by the coding sequence ATGAAACGGTATCTTTTTGTTTCGGGCTGCCCGCGTTCGGGCACAACGGCCCTGACCACATTGCTAAATTGGGCCCCTCAAACTTTTGTCGGCCAAGAGCGATACAATATGTTGTTCAATAAGGACAATAGTCAGCTGCGCCCAGGGTTGTTTGATCCAGAACGGTTGAGGAGTTTTCGCGACACTGACTGTGGCTATACCTCGTATGATCAAAAGCCCGCATATTTCAACGGGGCCGCTAACTTGCAAGCCATTGAAAACATGGATCAGGCGCAGGTCGTTGGGGACAAGTTGATATCTCTTTGGAGGAATTTCTCAGTCTTCAATGCGCCCCACTGGGCGAACAAAGATATTCAGGTGATCCACATCATCCGTGACGTCCATGATGTCGCGGCATCTTATCAAGCTCGGTATCAGAACGCAGCAGATGGTTGGCAAGACGACTTTTCAAAGGGGGTCCGAGTTTGGAGCCAGTCTGTGAGAAATGTTGCCACTTGGATCAAGGCGCACGAGGGTCAAGCACCATCTTTCAAACTGCATCTGGTAAGTTACGAAGGGCTGTTTGAGAATGATAAGAAAACGTTTGCCGATCGCTGTGCTGATCTTTATCGGGCGATTTCGTTGGACGTGGGCGCTTCCCAGATGGCAGGGTTCGCAAAGATGCACTCAGGTGCTGAGCGTGTCCAGAAACGCCGCATTTCGTTTCCCGAGCTGAACGACAAAATAGCGGAGATCGTTGATCACGATACGCTGCAAATGCAGAGCTATTTGCGGCAACAGGCAATTTTCTAG
- a CDS encoding GDP-mannose 4,6-dehydratase: MQRALICGIGGQDGSYLAELLLAKGYEVWGTSRDAQSASLSNLQALGIVDKVKVLSMAPNDFRSVFQAVERSDPQEIYNLSGQSSVGLSFEQPAETLESIVTGVLNLLEVARLRSKVVQIYQAGSSECFGDTGDTAATEKTPFQPRSPYAVAKASAHWLVANYREAYGLQCYTGILFNHESPLRPQRFVTRKIIAGAHRIASGDTGKLTLGNLDIARDWGWAPEYVEAMWRMLQTDAPGDYLIATGHTTALRDFVAAAFAHFDLDWQEHVDLSQEFSRPSDIRTSRADPSRAADLLGWTAKTHMKDVVRKMCEAEAKRG, from the coding sequence ATGCAGCGCGCGTTGATTTGCGGAATCGGTGGACAAGACGGCAGTTATTTGGCGGAGCTTTTGCTGGCTAAGGGCTACGAAGTCTGGGGTACCTCCCGTGATGCGCAATCGGCGAGCCTGTCAAACCTGCAGGCGCTGGGCATTGTCGATAAGGTTAAGGTGCTGTCCATGGCGCCCAACGATTTTCGCAGCGTCTTTCAGGCAGTCGAACGCAGCGATCCGCAAGAAATTTATAACCTTTCTGGCCAAAGCTCGGTTGGGCTTTCCTTTGAGCAACCTGCAGAGACGCTTGAAAGCATCGTGACAGGGGTGCTCAACCTGCTGGAGGTCGCGCGGCTACGCAGTAAGGTCGTCCAAATCTATCAGGCGGGATCTAGCGAGTGTTTTGGCGATACCGGCGATACAGCTGCAACCGAAAAGACTCCATTTCAGCCACGCAGCCCTTATGCGGTGGCCAAGGCCTCTGCCCATTGGCTGGTAGCAAACTACCGCGAGGCCTATGGGCTGCAATGTTACACAGGCATTCTTTTTAACCACGAATCTCCTTTGCGCCCGCAACGCTTTGTAACGCGCAAAATCATCGCAGGCGCGCACCGGATTGCAAGCGGTGACACCGGAAAATTGACCTTGGGCAACCTTGATATCGCGCGGGATTGGGGATGGGCCCCAGAGTATGTCGAAGCCATGTGGCGGATGTTGCAGACGGACGCGCCGGGTGATTACCTGATTGCCACGGGTCACACGACGGCTTTGCGGGATTTTGTGGCCGCGGCTTTTGCGCATTTCGATCTCGATTGGCAGGAACATGTTGATCTGTCTCAGGAGTTCTCGCGTCCCAGCGATATCCGAACCAGTCGCGCAGATCCTTCGCGTGCAGCGGATCTTTTGGGTTGGACGGCAAAGACCCATATGAAAGATGTCGTGCGCAAGATGTGCGAAGCGGAAGCCAAACGTGGGTAG
- a CDS encoding glycosyltransferase family 4 protein, which yields MKKLMIDGVFFQLASSGIARVWVSVLTLWAQQNRFDMVLLDRGNAPEIDGVRTIPFPRWHAPEAAADSALLQQMCDHLGADAFVSTYYTSPVSTPMALMVYDMIPELFDFDMRIKDWREKEIAIAFAQSYLCISNSTRNDLIKLYPEISDALVAVEYCGVDVETFRPRDQTQVDAFRAAHSLDRPYFLFVGSRVQHKAYKNSDLFFDALGEMQSADFDVFCVGGETEIEARILDSLPNGVRASRVSLSDDDLSLAYAGAAALVYPSLYEGFGMPVIEAMASGCPVITTSRGSLAEAAGDAALLIDGTSVPEMVTALQGVLSPDTRATLREKGLAHAAKFEWQPMADKMAQQIDVAIRARDTKATTAFFAEWTRLRSLMADVDHI from the coding sequence ATGAAAAAGTTGATGATTGATGGGGTCTTCTTTCAGCTTGCTTCTTCAGGGATCGCGCGCGTTTGGGTGTCTGTGTTGACGCTTTGGGCACAGCAGAACCGCTTTGATATGGTCCTGCTGGATCGCGGCAATGCCCCGGAAATCGATGGCGTCCGGACCATCCCATTTCCACGTTGGCATGCACCCGAGGCAGCCGCGGATTCCGCTTTGCTGCAACAGATGTGTGACCACTTGGGCGCGGACGCTTTTGTGTCGACCTACTACACATCCCCCGTGTCCACACCGATGGCTTTGATGGTCTATGATATGATCCCCGAGCTGTTTGATTTCGACATGCGTATTAAGGATTGGCGTGAAAAGGAAATCGCGATCGCCTTTGCGCAGTCGTATCTTTGCATCTCGAACTCAACCCGCAACGACTTGATCAAACTCTACCCTGAAATTTCAGATGCTCTGGTAGCCGTAGAATACTGCGGCGTGGACGTAGAAACATTTCGCCCGCGCGATCAGACTCAAGTCGACGCATTTCGCGCAGCGCACAGCCTTGATCGACCCTATTTCCTTTTTGTCGGCTCAAGGGTCCAACACAAAGCCTATAAGAATTCTGATCTGTTCTTTGATGCATTGGGCGAAATGCAGAGCGCTGACTTCGATGTCTTTTGCGTCGGAGGCGAAACTGAGATTGAGGCGCGCATTCTTGACAGTTTGCCAAATGGCGTCCGTGCAAGCCGCGTTTCGCTAAGCGATGATGACTTGTCGCTCGCTTATGCTGGTGCTGCAGCGTTGGTTTATCCTTCCCTTTACGAAGGTTTCGGCATGCCGGTGATTGAAGCGATGGCATCTGGGTGTCCTGTCATCACAACCAGCCGTGGATCCTTAGCTGAAGCCGCGGGAGATGCAGCTCTGTTGATCGACGGCACCTCCGTTCCAGAGATGGTCACGGCACTGCAGGGGGTCTTGAGCCCAGATACCCGCGCCACCTTGCGCGAAAAGGGGCTGGCACATGCAGCAAAGTTTGAGTGGCAACCGATGGCCGATAAAATGGCTCAGCAGATTGACGTTGCCATCAGAGCGCGCGACACCAAGGCTACGACGGCGTTTTTCGCTGAATGGACCCGTTTGCGGAGCCTAATGGCGGATGTCGATCACATATAG
- a CDS encoding glycosyltransferase, giving the protein MTVGTAQRDMFDLLVAGVSDDDRAALKQALDAGQTVEDVPLSDPTARLLAFYAGKSTDGLDDALSAKVLTKASLRKLPDLSVEDHITSTKKAIKLAFELTLNRRPKTKELNRWTNEIAGGTPFPHFLLALNKKADSQSSRTTAKVAPNQTDAEFVQFVYRIIEGRGGLPSELEHFRELLQGREMSRADQVINFFNAEITRLSKDSVEVLHDGLSSWIMGTNRIVHLDNWAAQAKDTEALAAARAALKPATPYHINPDSGLRVSAITSLFRGGDFIEQFMDNITTQTCFDRHSELIIIDADSPENEGEVIARYLKDHPNIQYRRMDSCIGIYEAWNLGVQMSKGDYLTNANLDDLRRADSFEIQAGALDATPFADVVYQDFYYSFAPNLSWDEVAAFGYKSDLPVITPYNMLRFNSPHNAPMWRKSLHSEMGLFDASYKSAGDYEFWMRCLSKGKSFFKVNEPHVVYYQNPKGLSTRADTRGLIEGRMILKKYAAQLIAQGFTADLPEFTTDILGLPKSSTQDEVDRSRLVQKALRDLARAAKPEMGTGS; this is encoded by the coding sequence ATGACTGTAGGAACCGCGCAACGCGATATGTTTGATCTGTTGGTGGCTGGCGTATCTGATGACGACCGGGCCGCACTAAAGCAGGCTCTTGATGCTGGTCAAACCGTGGAGGATGTGCCGCTGTCTGATCCGACAGCACGCTTGTTGGCGTTTTATGCAGGCAAATCAACCGATGGCCTGGATGATGCATTATCTGCGAAAGTACTCACCAAAGCCTCGCTGCGCAAATTGCCGGACCTATCCGTCGAGGATCACATCACCAGCACCAAGAAGGCAATCAAGCTGGCATTTGAGCTTACTCTAAATCGCCGTCCAAAAACCAAAGAACTAAACCGCTGGACTAACGAGATCGCAGGCGGCACGCCGTTCCCGCATTTTCTGCTGGCTTTGAACAAGAAAGCTGACAGTCAATCGTCTCGCACAACGGCAAAGGTCGCGCCTAACCAAACTGACGCTGAGTTTGTTCAATTCGTCTATCGAATTATCGAAGGCCGTGGCGGGCTGCCAAGTGAGCTCGAACATTTCCGCGAGCTGCTTCAAGGTCGAGAAATGAGCCGAGCTGATCAGGTCATCAATTTCTTCAACGCGGAGATCACACGTCTATCCAAAGACAGCGTTGAGGTGCTGCATGATGGCCTGTCGAGCTGGATCATGGGGACAAATCGAATCGTTCATCTAGATAACTGGGCGGCCCAGGCCAAAGATACCGAAGCGCTTGCAGCTGCGCGCGCAGCCCTGAAACCCGCAACACCCTATCATATAAATCCAGATTCTGGACTGCGCGTTAGCGCCATCACCAGCCTGTTTCGTGGCGGTGATTTCATTGAACAGTTCATGGATAACATTACCACCCAGACCTGCTTTGATCGCCATTCAGAGCTGATCATCATCGATGCAGACTCCCCCGAGAACGAGGGTGAGGTAATCGCCCGTTACCTCAAGGATCATCCCAATATCCAATACCGCAGAATGGACAGCTGCATAGGCATTTACGAGGCATGGAACCTCGGCGTTCAGATGTCAAAAGGTGACTATTTGACGAATGCCAACCTTGATGATCTGCGCCGCGCTGATTCATTTGAAATCCAAGCGGGTGCGTTGGATGCGACGCCCTTTGCAGACGTGGTCTATCAGGATTTTTACTATTCCTTTGCTCCAAACCTTAGCTGGGATGAAGTCGCAGCCTTTGGCTACAAAAGCGATCTGCCGGTGATCACACCTTATAACATGCTGCGCTTTAACTCGCCGCACAATGCACCGATGTGGCGCAAATCACTGCATAGTGAAATGGGGTTGTTCGACGCCTCATACAAATCCGCCGGGGACTATGAATTCTGGATGCGCTGTCTGTCTAAGGGCAAGTCATTCTTCAAAGTGAATGAGCCACACGTTGTGTATTATCAGAACCCTAAGGGCCTCTCGACGCGCGCAGATACGCGCGGACTGATAGAAGGGCGGATGATCCTTAAGAAATACGCTGCGCAGCTGATCGCCCAAGGGTTTACCGCTGACCTGCCAGAATTTACCACTGACATATTGGGTTTGCCAAAGTCTTCAACGCAGGACGAGGTTGATCGCAGTAGACTTGTCCAAAAGGCGCTGCGCGATTTGGCGCGCGCAGCCAAACCTGAAATGGGGACGGGATCATGA